One region of Chryseobacterium sp. SORGH_AS_0447 genomic DNA includes:
- a CDS encoding M28 family peptidase — translation MKKLTYLTLSLFSIFTFAQEVSQERIKTVLSTLASDEMKGREIGTQENENAANYIAKLFKENNLEYCTGTSYLVPFDYKGKTAYNVCGIKKGKTNQYLGFSGHFDHIGTSNNPKDHIYNGADDDASGITTLVGIADYFKNKKPEFSMVFIAFNGEEKGMLGSRAISTDKNLDNIYNNMTALFNFEMVATESAFGKNALFMTGDEFSDLDELFNKNAANGLKVNPDPYAAQQLFYRSDNVSFVKKKIIAHSFSTVDMTKATHYHQESDDVNVVDFSNLTQIINNFGKTLEKLSPKNFAPKYNDKVKF, via the coding sequence ATGAAAAAACTGACCTATCTTACCCTAAGTTTATTTTCCATTTTTACCTTTGCTCAGGAGGTTTCGCAGGAAAGAATCAAAACCGTGCTTTCCACTTTGGCCTCCGACGAAATGAAAGGCCGTGAAATCGGCACTCAGGAAAATGAAAATGCTGCCAATTATATCGCCAAGCTCTTCAAAGAGAATAATCTGGAATATTGTACCGGGACTTCTTACCTGGTCCCTTTTGATTATAAAGGAAAAACGGCTTATAACGTTTGTGGTATCAAAAAGGGAAAAACAAATCAATACCTGGGTTTCTCGGGACATTTCGACCATATCGGCACAAGCAATAATCCGAAGGATCATATTTACAACGGTGCAGATGATGACGCCAGCGGAATTACAACGCTCGTAGGCATCGCGGATTATTTTAAAAATAAAAAGCCGGAATTTTCGATGGTCTTTATAGCCTTTAACGGAGAGGAAAAGGGCATGTTGGGTTCAAGAGCTATTTCAACCGATAAGAACCTGGATAACATTTACAACAACATGACGGCCCTATTTAATTTTGAAATGGTGGCTACCGAATCTGCGTTTGGAAAAAACGCTCTGTTTATGACCGGTGACGAATTTTCCGACCTTGATGAGCTGTTCAATAAAAATGCAGCAAACGGATTAAAGGTAAATCCTGATCCTTACGCCGCCCAGCAGTTGTTTTACCGTTCGGATAATGTAAGCTTTGTAAAGAAGAAAATTATCGCGCATTCGTTTTCAACAGTTGATATGACGAAAGCCACCCATTACCATCAGGAAAGCGATGATGTAAACGTTGTTGATTTTTCCAATCTGACGCAGATCATCAATAATTTCGGAAAAACACTTGAAAAGCTGTCTCCGAAGAATTTTGCCCCAAAGTATAATGACAAAGTAAAGTTTTAA
- the rsfS gene encoding ribosome silencing factor, with amino-acid sequence MNKTAEKQALIDKIVEAIQDVKGEDIMIFDLSNIENSVAETFIICSGNSNTQVSALAGSVEKKVRNDLKDRPWHVEGTENSMWVLVDYVSVVVHIFQKEVREYYDIEELWGDAAITRIEN; translated from the coding sequence ATGAATAAAACAGCAGAAAAACAAGCACTAATAGATAAAATTGTAGAGGCTATCCAGGATGTAAAAGGCGAAGATATCATGATATTTGATCTTTCCAACATCGAAAACTCAGTGGCAGAAACGTTCATCATTTGCAGCGGAAACTCCAATACCCAGGTTTCGGCCTTGGCAGGAAGTGTGGAAAAGAAAGTAAGAAACGACCTGAAAGACCGCCCTTGGCACGTTGAAGGTACCGAAAACTCCATGTGGGTACTCGTAGATTATGTTTCGGTAGTCGTTCACATTTTCCAGAAAGAAGTACGTGAGTATTACGATATCGAAGAGCTTTGGGGGGATGCCGCCATCACGAGAATTGAAAATTAA
- a CDS encoding biotin--[acetyl-CoA-carboxylase] ligase, whose translation MSQLFYLNECSSTNDEISKFLLYENSDFITVYTFNQTKGRGQYGNTWSSTAEKNLAYTLAIRTENFTASDVMFNYYTAIVISDFLANLAETQVKIKWPNDIILKNKKIVGILIEKKKFNHRNYFIIGAGFNILQETFDEISHAGSLLTLTGKRFDLHKFALQLDEYLTERLKILPSEKEILNLFNEKLFRKDEISVFEKDKRRQNGIIRNADEKGELWIELEDEGLQSFYHKEIKLLY comes from the coding sequence ATGAGTCAATTATTTTACCTGAATGAATGTTCTTCTACTAATGACGAAATATCCAAGTTTTTACTTTACGAAAATTCAGATTTTATTACGGTGTATACATTCAATCAGACAAAAGGTCGCGGACAATACGGAAATACCTGGTCTTCAACGGCTGAAAAAAATTTGGCTTATACGCTGGCCATAAGGACTGAAAATTTCACGGCCTCCGATGTCATGTTCAATTATTATACCGCAATTGTTATTAGCGATTTTCTTGCCAATCTGGCTGAAACCCAGGTGAAAATAAAATGGCCTAATGATATCATCCTGAAAAATAAAAAAATCGTCGGAATTCTGATCGAGAAGAAAAAATTCAACCACCGGAATTATTTTATTATCGGAGCAGGATTCAATATTCTACAGGAAACATTTGATGAAATTTCCCATGCAGGCTCACTTCTGACACTTACGGGAAAACGTTTTGATCTCCACAAATTTGCTTTGCAATTGGATGAGTATTTAACAGAGAGGTTAAAAATTTTACCTTCCGAAAAGGAAATCCTGAATCTTTTTAATGAAAAGCTTTTCCGAAAGGATGAAATTTCAGTTTTTGAAAAGGATAAAAGGCGACAAAATGGCATCATCCGCAATGCTGATGAAAAGGGAGAGCTATGGATCGAACTTGAGGATGAAGGATTACAGTCTTTTTACCACAAAGAGATAAAACTGCTTTACTGA
- a CDS encoding phosphatidate cytidylyltransferase → MDKNLIQRTLSGLVYVAVIILCTTPLGAQLINSFSPDLVRQEYLYFGLIALLLGVGSWECFKIMKFGKGYERFVVFPLVIFIFYIFSKRYFHFDFFFDFRLSEILAMVLILIAVVTLFKYPNELYYDSGKLIFIVIYVALPFSFALGLPKFSRFDDRFTLEVLFLFILIWSSDTFAYLTGKFFGKHKMAPKISPKKTWEGYIGGVVLTLVLSYFIEKYQHDLRGNWMIVGFLVAAFAPIGDLVESQLKRNFAVKDSGNIIPGHGGVLDRLDSFLICVPVVYLYFILEKFI, encoded by the coding sequence TTGGACAAAAATCTCATTCAAAGAACTCTTTCAGGGCTTGTTTATGTCGCCGTCATTATTCTTTGTACCACTCCGCTCGGAGCACAGCTGATCAACAGTTTTTCGCCTGATCTTGTAAGGCAGGAATACCTGTATTTCGGATTAATTGCGCTGTTATTAGGAGTAGGCTCGTGGGAATGTTTTAAAATCATGAAATTCGGAAAAGGCTACGAGCGATTTGTTGTTTTCCCACTGGTTATTTTTATTTTCTATATTTTTTCAAAAAGATATTTTCATTTCGATTTCTTTTTCGATTTCAGGTTAAGTGAAATTTTGGCAATGGTTTTAATCCTGATTGCTGTGGTCACTTTGTTTAAATATCCTAACGAACTCTATTACGACAGCGGTAAGCTCATCTTTATCGTTATCTACGTAGCTTTGCCTTTCAGCTTTGCTTTGGGGCTGCCCAAATTTTCAAGATTCGATGACCGTTTTACACTGGAAGTTCTTTTCCTGTTTATACTGATCTGGAGCAGCGATACTTTCGCTTATCTCACCGGGAAATTCTTCGGTAAGCATAAAATGGCACCAAAAATCTCTCCTAAAAAGACATGGGAAGGATATATCGGAGGAGTTGTACTCACCTTGGTTTTATCATACTTCATTGAAAAATATCAGCATGACCTGCGCGGAAACTGGATGATAGTCGGTTTCCTGGTCGCTGCTTTTGCTCCGATAGGCGATTTGGTGGAAAGCCAGCTTAAAAGAAACTTTGCTGTAAAAGACAGCGGCAACATCATTCCTGGGCATGGCGGTGTATTAGATCGCCTGGATAGTTTTTTAATCTGCGTTCCTGTCGTATATTTGTACTTTATTTTAGAAAAATTTATTTAA
- a CDS encoding phosphatidylserine decarboxylase family protein: MKLHRESKGTITVATLLFIIVGVLAIYFLEMWSLVIILPLLVVYSLVFWFFRVPNRDILDHKENVIAPVDGKVVMIKEVEEDEFIKGKAIQVSIFMSPLNVHICRYPVSGKVIYKKYHPGKYLVAWHEKSSTENERTTVAVESLTNHQVVFRQIAGYVARRIVFYCKEGDDAKAGHEFGFIKFGSRMDVFLPLDTEIVCKIGDITKGGLDVIARMKED, translated from the coding sequence ATGAAATTACACAGAGAATCGAAAGGAACCATCACCGTTGCCACCTTGCTGTTTATCATCGTAGGCGTACTGGCTATTTATTTTCTAGAAATGTGGTCGCTGGTGATCATTCTGCCTTTACTGGTGGTATACAGTCTGGTATTTTGGTTCTTTAGAGTACCAAACCGTGATATTTTGGATCACAAGGAAAATGTGATTGCCCCGGTAGACGGAAAGGTTGTTATGATCAAAGAAGTTGAGGAAGACGAATTTATCAAAGGGAAAGCCATCCAGGTTTCCATCTTTATGTCTCCGCTGAATGTCCATATCTGCCGGTATCCGGTTTCAGGAAAAGTAATCTATAAAAAATATCATCCCGGAAAATACCTGGTTGCATGGCACGAAAAATCTTCTACAGAGAATGAAAGAACAACCGTTGCTGTAGAAAGCTTAACCAATCATCAGGTAGTCTTCAGACAGATTGCGGGATACGTGGCCAGAAGGATTGTTTTCTATTGTAAAGAAGGCGATGACGCCAAAGCGGGGCACGAGTTCGGATTTATTAAATTCGGGTCTAGAATGGATGTATTTTTGCCTTTGGATACGGAAATCGTGTGTAAGATCGGAGATATCACAAAGGGAGGTCTGGATGTTATTGCCAGAATGAAAGAAGACTAA
- a CDS encoding peptide-N-glycosidase F-related protein: MKKILLSLLILSSFFKAQTSINVFSQIVFYDGYAANVSQPVPANTIRLANSRYTRKLTDTELNSFQNRIQMNVIIGALCDNYDRIGGVHIALVPKGQASYTMSDPLVKRFEVGRYITPFMNKNISPTEVPYTYNVDNLYPVFSNVALRTAYDIWVELDVFGVPYAANTQVAGCANRNDVFAGTLTFVTSNDPTVNNNFNTVLPMLDSSPLNNYNNTDVAGQTVRLVNFNLMQTAANPKFFIVSTPHGAGTNGEEYVRRQNFVSLDNTQVLTFTPGGKSCEPYRMYNTQPNGIYGNYAQSTSWWTSWNNWCPGDSVPIRTFSVTSLSAGSHTIKYEVPSAVFYNQDGQIVLSMYMQSLNQNLSVKDVSTTDVSIYPNPTADYVTVKGQKKVKLISVFSTDGRKLSETTDSKADITAYPAGAYVLDITLEGGVRFTHKVIKK, from the coding sequence ATGAAGAAAATTCTACTGTCTTTACTTATTCTATCCTCTTTCTTTAAAGCCCAGACAAGCATCAATGTCTTTTCACAGATTGTCTTCTATGACGGCTACGCAGCTAATGTTTCACAACCCGTACCTGCGAATACCATCCGGCTGGCGAACTCAAGATACACCAGAAAACTGACGGACACAGAGCTGAATAGTTTCCAGAACAGAATCCAGATGAATGTTATTATCGGGGCATTGTGTGACAACTACGACAGAATCGGCGGGGTGCATATTGCTTTGGTCCCAAAAGGGCAGGCCTCTTATACCATGAGCGATCCATTGGTAAAGAGATTTGAAGTCGGAAGGTACATTACGCCATTCATGAATAAAAATATTTCTCCCACCGAGGTTCCTTATACTTATAATGTGGATAACCTATATCCTGTTTTCAGTAATGTTGCACTTAGAACAGCTTATGATATCTGGGTGGAGCTTGATGTATTCGGCGTTCCGTATGCGGCCAATACACAGGTTGCCGGATGCGCCAACAGAAATGATGTATTTGCCGGAACGTTGACGTTTGTGACTTCCAATGATCCTACGGTCAATAATAACTTCAATACGGTTCTTCCGATGCTGGATTCCAGCCCGCTGAATAACTATAACAATACGGATGTTGCGGGGCAAACCGTACGGTTGGTTAATTTCAATCTTATGCAAACGGCGGCTAACCCTAAGTTTTTTATTGTTTCGACACCGCACGGAGCCGGTACCAACGGTGAAGAATATGTAAGAAGACAGAATTTCGTTTCCCTTGATAATACGCAGGTGCTAACCTTTACGCCAGGAGGGAAATCGTGTGAGCCTTACAGAATGTACAATACACAGCCTAACGGTATTTATGGAAATTATGCACAGTCGACGTCTTGGTGGACCAGCTGGAACAATTGGTGTCCGGGAGATTCCGTTCCGATACGGACTTTTTCGGTGACTTCTCTTTCTGCCGGAAGCCATACGATTAAATATGAGGTTCCTTCTGCCGTATTTTATAACCAGGACGGCCAGATCGTATTGTCCATGTATATGCAGAGCCTGAACCAGAATCTTTCGGTAAAAGATGTCTCTACGACGGATGTTTCCATTTATCCGAATCCTACGGCAGATTATGTAACGGTAAAAGGACAGAAAAAGGTAAAACTGATCTCCGTGTTCTCAACAGACGGAAGGAAACTTTCGGAAACTACTGATTCCAAAGCTGATATTACCGCTTACCCTGCCGGAGCCTATGTATTGGATATTACGTTGGAAGGAGGTGTCCGGTTTACGCATAAGGTGATTAAAAAGTAA
- a CDS encoding ABC transporter ATP-binding protein, translated as MNQYIKILKFARPHRKYIYGSLFFNLMYSVFQIASLGTILPVLGMLFGTIEAKKYSSPPSYSGEVLDFFSYIKEYANYYVQSLVTQYGALTVLAWLCVITAFMFLLRNLFRYLGSFLLINYRVGVTKDLRGAMYRKILSLPVSFFTESRKGDLMSRMSNDVGEVEGNILGSLVELINAPFMLISTLVTLFFLSTEMTLFSLLVLPVMGTMIALIGKSLKKDSHEAQNEMGNIFSIVDETLKSTKVIKIFSAEKIMDSRFMQSMQKWINSSIRLGRKKELASPMSEFLGSVTFLIIAWYGGKQIIVDKSISPADFLVFLGIFFQILPPVKSLSQSISNVQKGEASLERVLDILDADVKIDEVPNPVSISTLNQSIEFNNIGFYYDKDHTILKNFSLSIPKGKTVALVGQSGSGKTTIANLLARFYDVSEGEILIDGINIKNLRLKEYRKLLGMVTQESVLFNDSVYNNILMGKPDATREEVIAAAKIANADHFISNLPAGYDSNIGDDGGKLSGGQKQRVSIARAVLKNPPIMILDEATSALDTESERFVQDALEKMMENRTSLVIAHRLSTIQKADWIVVMEKGDIVEQGTHHDLIAKRGVYHKLVELQNFD; from the coding sequence ATGAATCAATATATTAAAATACTTAAGTTCGCAAGACCCCATCGAAAATACATTTACGGAAGTTTGTTTTTCAACCTGATGTATTCTGTATTCCAGATTGCATCTTTAGGGACCATCCTTCCGGTTTTGGGAATGCTTTTCGGCACCATCGAAGCTAAAAAATACAGCTCGCCTCCATCCTATTCAGGGGAAGTGCTGGATTTCTTCAGTTACATTAAAGAATATGCCAACTATTATGTTCAGAGCCTTGTAACACAGTATGGCGCACTTACGGTATTGGCCTGGCTGTGTGTAATTACGGCTTTTATGTTTTTACTGAGAAACCTTTTCCGTTACTTGGGATCCTTTTTACTGATCAACTATCGTGTCGGGGTCACCAAAGACCTTCGGGGAGCGATGTACAGAAAAATCCTCTCTCTTCCCGTTTCTTTCTTTACGGAAAGCAGAAAGGGGGACTTGATGTCCCGTATGTCGAATGACGTAGGAGAAGTGGAAGGAAATATTTTGGGAAGCCTTGTGGAGCTGATTAATGCTCCGTTTATGCTCATCAGTACGTTGGTAACTCTGTTTTTCCTGAGTACGGAAATGACGCTTTTCTCCCTGTTGGTATTACCGGTAATGGGTACCATGATTGCCCTGATCGGAAAAAGCCTTAAAAAAGATTCTCATGAAGCTCAGAACGAAATGGGAAATATCTTTTCTATTGTTGATGAAACTTTAAAGTCAACGAAAGTGATCAAAATTTTCAGTGCTGAAAAGATTATGGACAGCCGTTTTATGCAGTCGATGCAGAAATGGATCAACAGTTCCATCCGGTTGGGAAGAAAGAAAGAACTGGCTTCGCCGATGAGCGAATTCCTGGGTTCCGTGACCTTCCTGATCATTGCCTGGTACGGAGGAAAACAGATCATCGTGGATAAGAGCATTTCACCTGCCGACTTTCTGGTTTTCCTTGGAATATTCTTCCAGATTTTACCTCCGGTGAAAAGTTTATCCCAGTCGATCTCCAACGTTCAGAAAGGGGAAGCTTCCTTGGAACGGGTACTTGATATCCTTGATGCGGATGTAAAAATTGATGAAGTTCCGAACCCTGTCAGTATTTCTACACTTAATCAATCTATCGAGTTTAATAATATCGGTTTTTATTACGATAAAGATCACACAATCCTTAAAAACTTCTCACTGAGCATTCCTAAAGGAAAAACTGTTGCTCTTGTCGGGCAAAGCGGAAGCGGGAAGACTACCATTGCAAATCTTCTGGCCAGGTTTTACGATGTTTCAGAAGGTGAAATTTTAATTGACGGTATCAATATTAAAAACTTAAGGCTGAAAGAATACCGTAAGCTGTTGGGAATGGTAACCCAGGAGTCGGTACTTTTTAATGATTCGGTGTACAATAATATTTTAATGGGTAAGCCTGATGCAACGAGAGAAGAAGTAATCGCAGCCGCAAAAATTGCTAATGCCGATCATTTTATTTCCAATCTTCCGGCAGGATATGACTCAAATATCGGTGATGACGGAGGTAAGCTTTCCGGAGGCCAGAAACAGCGGGTTTCCATTGCAAGAGCCGTCCTGAAGAATCCGCCGATCATGATCCTGGATGAAGCTACTTCTGCGCTAGATACGGAATCTGAACGGTTTGTACAGGACGCGCTGGAAAAAATGATGGAAAACAGAACTTCTCTGGTCATTGCCCACCGTCTATCTACTATCCAAAAAGCAGACTGGATTGTGGTTATGGAAAAAGGAGACATCGTGGAACAGGGAACCCATCATGATCTCATTGCGAAAAGAGGGGTGTACCACAAGCTGGTAGAGCTGCAGAATTTCGATTAA
- a CDS encoding LUD domain-containing protein has product MNLFKKIVSKLTNQPEEEQKQSLEKLGDSLKNADLDYKFAQLFTHSGGFFNYCADEAEALQTLNQIIKIEGIRNMFCWDKDLQNFLNVVKTPYTPELQSGDDASFITCEYLIAYDGRIMLSHNNILHYHSSRLPDKIIIMANVSQIVNNLNDAMGKIKRNGNIKNLTSISGGHSKLDTSSHTNTKLFLLLLED; this is encoded by the coding sequence TTGAATTTATTCAAGAAGATTGTAAGCAAACTTACCAACCAGCCTGAAGAAGAGCAGAAACAGAGTCTGGAAAAGCTAGGGGATTCGCTGAAAAATGCGGATCTTGACTATAAATTTGCCCAGTTGTTTACACATTCAGGAGGATTTTTCAATTATTGTGCAGATGAAGCAGAAGCTCTGCAGACCTTGAACCAGATCATCAAAATAGAAGGGATCCGAAACATGTTCTGCTGGGATAAAGATCTTCAGAATTTTCTGAATGTGGTAAAAACGCCGTATACACCGGAACTTCAGTCAGGAGACGATGCCAGTTTTATTACCTGTGAGTATCTGATTGCTTACGATGGAAGGATCATGCTTTCGCACAACAATATCCTGCATTACCATTCGTCGAGGCTGCCGGATAAAATCATTATTATGGCCAACGTTTCACAGATTGTAAACAACCTGAATGATGCTATGGGGAAAATCAAACGGAACGGGAACATTAAGAATCTTACATCCATCAGCGGAGGCCACTCCAAGCTCGATACTTCTTCGCATACGAATACGAAGCTTTTTTTATTGCTGCTTGAAGATTAG